In the genome of Polaribacter atrinae, one region contains:
- a CDS encoding type II toxin-antitoxin system ParD family antitoxin gives MNISFTKQQEEYISNQVKSGEYQNNSEVIRDALRLHTIYRNKVINDLRAEIEKGFESGISKRSVKDIIASKRNQ, from the coding sequence ATGAATATTAGTTTTACAAAACAGCAAGAAGAATACATATCTAATCAAGTAAAATCTGGTGAATATCAAAATAATAGTGAAGTTATTAGAGATGCTTTACGCCTTCATACAATTTATAGAAATAAAGTTATAAATGACTTAAGAGCCGAAATTGAAAAAGGATTTGAAAGCGGAATAAGCAAACGTTCGGTTAAGGATATTATAGCGTCTAAACGTAATCAATAA
- a CDS encoding YqaE/Pmp3 family membrane protein — protein MSFIRVLLAIFFPPLSVIDKGCGSFFIIFLLTLCGWIPGVIGALVILNNPKN, from the coding sequence ATGAGTTTTATAAGGGTATTACTTGCTATTTTCTTTCCGCCACTTTCTGTGATAGATAAAGGTTGTGGTTCTTTCTTTATTATTTTTTTACTGACGCTTTGCGGATGGATTCCGGGTGTAATCGGAGCTTTAGTTATTTTAAATAACCCTAAGAATTAG
- a CDS encoding OmpA family protein: protein MKKSIIYSLSVLFITASMLTSCEAVKNANNTQKGAGIGTAAGAILGAVIGNNVGNGKNSELGAVLGGVIGGVTGGVIGNKMDKQAREIEEAIPGAEVERVGEGIMLTLGENAVRFDTNKATLSAGAKANLEKLVPIFNSYENTNIVIYGYTDSTGRVEYNQTLSAKRANSVKEYLTTKGLENARFETKGLGVNDPIATNETAEGRSKNRRVEFAIVANEQMIQEAQKEAGN, encoded by the coding sequence ATGAAAAAATCAATAATTTATAGTTTATCAGTATTATTTATAACAGCAAGCATGCTAACCTCTTGTGAAGCTGTTAAAAATGCAAACAACACACAAAAAGGTGCTGGTATTGGTACTGCAGCAGGTGCTATTTTAGGTGCCGTAATTGGAAACAATGTTGGAAATGGTAAAAATTCTGAATTAGGCGCTGTTTTAGGTGGTGTAATTGGAGGTGTTACCGGTGGTGTAATTGGTAATAAAATGGACAAACAAGCTCGTGAAATAGAAGAAGCAATACCTGGTGCAGAAGTAGAAAGAGTTGGTGAAGGTATTATGTTAACTTTAGGTGAAAATGCCGTTAGATTTGATACTAATAAAGCTACATTATCTGCAGGAGCAAAAGCAAATTTAGAAAAATTAGTTCCTATTTTTAATAGTTACGAAAATACTAATATTGTTATTTATGGTTACACGGACAGCACTGGTAGAGTTGAATACAACCAAACTTTATCTGCAAAAAGAGCAAATTCTGTAAAAGAGTATTTAACCACTAAAGGTCTTGAAAATGCAAGATTTGAAACCAAAGGTTTAGGTGTTAATGACCCAATTGCAACAAACGAAACTGCAGAAGGAAGAAGTAAAAACAGACGTGTAGAGTTTGCTATTGTTGCCAATGAACAAATGATTCAAGAAGCACAAAAAGAAGCTGGAAACTAA
- the rlmD gene encoding 23S rRNA (uracil(1939)-C(5))-methyltransferase RlmD: MPRRERNKFVKKNQVLELKIEDYAFGGKGIARIKSEDGSFVIFVPNTLPGQLVKAQISKSSKNYAEAKLIDVLVPSEDEVEVPFQDIPGAPYIQLPIELQHQYKKESTLTLFKKIGKVENIEDLFDEFVTSPNVFHYRNKMEYGFSAIGYDRINKTDKDEFTLGFKRRGVWWMGDNLEKDSGLFDKQLEDNLKNIRQYCIDTGLEPWHGPKKTGFFRYFVVRKSFKTDELLCNLVTTSPELSKFDLQAFAEFLKNIFGERLAGLLHTINDETGDRTIATAGSLDLVYGKDKIVEELLGLNFEISMKSFFQTNPKCAEKLYNKVVEYVLEDKTKVDNTVVMDLFCGTGTIGQIVASKSENAKIVGVDIVASAIEDAEKNAKRNNIEGLQFYAADVGKFLIAHPEYQNKIKTIILDPARAGIAPKTLQKIINLNADRMVYVSCNPATQARDTELLAEAGYQIKKISLVDQFPHTSHIETVVLFER; encoded by the coding sequence ATGCCACGTAGAGAACGAAATAAATTTGTAAAGAAGAATCAAGTTTTAGAATTAAAAATTGAAGATTACGCTTTTGGCGGAAAAGGAATTGCAAGAATAAAATCTGAAGACGGTAGTTTTGTGATTTTTGTACCCAATACCTTACCTGGTCAATTGGTAAAAGCACAAATAAGTAAGTCTAGTAAAAACTATGCAGAAGCTAAATTAATTGATGTTTTAGTACCATCTGAAGATGAAGTGGAAGTACCTTTTCAAGACATTCCTGGTGCACCTTACATTCAATTACCTATCGAATTACAACATCAATATAAAAAAGAAAGTACTTTAACCTTATTTAAAAAAATAGGAAAAGTAGAAAACATTGAAGATCTTTTTGATGAATTTGTAACCTCGCCAAATGTATTTCATTACAGAAATAAAATGGAATATGGTTTTTCTGCAATTGGTTATGATAGAATTAACAAAACAGATAAAGACGAGTTTACACTAGGTTTTAAAAGACGTGGTGTTTGGTGGATGGGAGATAATTTAGAAAAAGATTCTGGTTTGTTTGATAAACAACTAGAAGACAATCTAAAAAACATTCGTCAATATTGTATAGATACTGGTTTAGAGCCTTGGCATGGACCAAAAAAGACAGGTTTCTTTAGATATTTTGTAGTAAGAAAATCTTTTAAAACAGACGAATTACTATGTAATTTAGTAACCACTTCTCCTGAGTTGTCGAAGTTCGACCTACAAGCTTTTGCAGAATTTTTAAAAAATATTTTTGGCGAAAGATTAGCTGGATTATTACATACAATTAATGATGAAACTGGAGATAGAACTATTGCAACTGCTGGTAGTTTAGATTTGGTGTATGGTAAAGATAAAATTGTAGAAGAATTATTAGGTTTAAACTTTGAAATTAGCATGAAAAGCTTTTTTCAAACAAACCCAAAATGTGCCGAAAAATTATACAACAAAGTGGTTGAATATGTTTTAGAAGATAAAACAAAAGTAGACAATACAGTTGTAATGGATTTATTCTGCGGAACAGGAACGATCGGTCAGATTGTAGCTTCTAAAAGTGAAAACGCAAAAATTGTTGGTGTAGATATTGTAGCTTCTGCGATTGAAGATGCAGAAAAAAATGCCAAAAGAAATAACATTGAGGGCTTACAATTTTATGCTGCCGATGTTGGTAAGTTTTTAATTGCACATCCAGAATATCAGAATAAAATTAAAACAATTATTTTAGATCCTGCTAGAGCAGGAATTGCGCCAAAAACACTGCAAAAAATCATCAACTTAAACGCAGACAGAATGGTGTATGTTTCTTGTAACCCTGCAACGCAAGCAAGAGATACAGAATTGTTAGCTGAAGCTGGTTACCAGATTAAAAAAATTAGTTTGGTCGATCAATTTCCACATACAAGTCATATAGAAACGGTGGTTTTATTTGAGAGATAA
- a CDS encoding lipocalin family protein, which translates to MKKILCIVLFISIAIACKSTSAVSTKLDNKTERILKGNFTMTAVDFPGSDFLSVTSFYIADSKCFVGSDWSFISNNNKGEMALTSLSTSCKEFSSPITWYLNKDGKFVLKIINDYKAKEVNNGFVLDIINVTESSFQLVDQINVAGQTKDITYSFQRK; encoded by the coding sequence ATGAAAAAAATTTTATGTATTGTTTTATTTATTTCAATAGCTATTGCATGTAAATCTACCTCTGCAGTTAGTACCAAATTAGACAATAAAACCGAACGTATTTTAAAAGGAAATTTTACAATGACTGCTGTTGACTTTCCTGGATCAGACTTTTTAAGTGTAACTTCTTTTTACATAGCAGACTCTAAATGTTTTGTTGGTAGTGACTGGAGTTTTATTTCTAATAACAACAAAGGAGAAATGGCACTTACTAGTCTAAGTACTTCTTGTAAAGAATTTAGTTCTCCAATAACTTGGTACCTAAATAAAGATGGAAAATTTGTTTTAAAAATCATTAACGACTACAAAGCAAAAGAAGTAAATAATGGTTTTGTTTTAGATATTATAAATGTAACAGAATCAAGCTTCCAATTGGTAGACCAAATTAACGTTGCAGGACAAACAAAAGATATTACTTACTCTTTTCAAAGAAAATAA
- a CDS encoding YfiT family bacillithiol transferase yields the protein MTLEELKYPIGRTNIPENITQKNIEDWISILERFPQELEFLIKKLSDNQLDTPYREEGWTIRQVVHHCYDSHHNAYTRFKWALTEDKPVIKAYYEERWAELDDSKAAPVFLSIDALKALHSKWVYFLRGLTDVQLEKTFIHPSRNEKVCLKENICIYAWHSKHHYAHIEELMIREGWK from the coding sequence ATGACACTAGAAGAATTAAAATATCCGATTGGAAGAACAAATATTCCTGAAAATATCACCCAAAAAAACATTGAAGATTGGATTTCTATTTTAGAGAGATTCCCCCAAGAATTGGAATTCTTAATTAAAAAACTATCTGACAATCAATTAGACACTCCTTACCGTGAGGAAGGTTGGACAATTAGACAAGTAGTACATCATTGTTACGACAGTCATCATAATGCCTATACACGTTTTAAATGGGCTTTAACAGAAGACAAACCTGTTATTAAAGCATATTATGAAGAACGTTGGGCAGAATTGGACGATTCTAAAGCTGCACCTGTATTTTTATCAATCGATGCCTTAAAAGCCTTACACTCTAAATGGGTTTATTTCTTACGTGGCTTAACAGATGTACAGTTAGAAAAAACATTTATTCACCCTTCGAGAAACGAAAAGGTTTGCTTAAAAGAGAACATCTGCATTTATGCTTGGCATAGTAAACATCATTACGCACACATAGAAGAGCTAATGATTAGAGAAGGTTGGAAATAG
- a CDS encoding tRNA-binding protein produces the protein MKEEITYEDFLKVDIRMGTIIEVNDFPKARKPAYQLKIDFGALGIKKSSAQITDLYTKQDLLNKQVLVIINFKPRQIANFMSECLVIGVYNTTGNVVLLQASKEIKNGTQVN, from the coding sequence ATGAAAGAAGAAATTACCTACGAAGATTTTTTAAAAGTTGATATTAGAATGGGAACTATTATTGAAGTCAATGATTTCCCTAAAGCTAGAAAACCAGCCTATCAACTAAAAATTGATTTTGGTGCTCTAGGAATTAAAAAATCGAGCGCACAAATTACTGATTTATATACAAAACAAGATTTACTTAACAAACAAGTTCTTGTTATTATAAACTTTAAACCCCGACAAATCGCTAATTTTATGAGTGAATGTTTGGTAATAGGTGTTTATAATACAACAGGAAATGTAGTTCTATTACAAGCTTCTAAAGAAATTAAAAACGGAACACAAGTTAATTAG
- a CDS encoding type II toxin-antitoxin system RelE/ParE family toxin, translating to MLYLSNIEDLFFKLCKQPNLGRLRNDIKENLYSFPIQKHLVFYTIDINKLIIIRVLHGSRDMPKHLKPK from the coding sequence ATACTATATTTATCAAACATCGAAGACTTATTTTTTAAGTTATGTAAACAACCAAATTTAGGTAGATTAAGAAACGATATTAAAGAAAATCTGTATAGTTTCCCTATTCAAAAACATCTTGTTTTTTATACAATAGACATCAATAAATTAATAATTATTAGGGTTTTACATGGCAGTAGAGATATGCCAAAACATTTAAAACCTAAATAA
- a CDS encoding LysE family translocator has product MNKSIAQGRKSSIRSPLGINAGGLIHTFLGTLGLYLLISKSYFAFDMIKYVGFFKLKNNKVVMDFEDENKPQKKGKSDFWVGFFTNTLN; this is encoded by the coding sequence ATGAATAAATCTATAGCTCAAGGGAGAAAGTCTAGCATACGTTCTCCTTTGGGTATTAATGCAGGGGGTTTAATACATACTTTTTTAGGAACTTTGGGGCTTTATTTACTAATTTCTAAATCATACTTTGCTTTTGATATGATAAAGTATGTTGGTTTTTTTAAGCTTAAAAATAATAAAGTGGTAATGGATTTTGAAGATGAAAACAAACCGCAAAAAAAAGGGAAAAGTGATTTTTGGGTCGGATTTTTTACCAATACTTTAAATTAG